A section of the Streptomyces sp. CG1 genome encodes:
- the glgB gene encoding 1,4-alpha-glucan branching enzyme, protein MTTKKSAPSQQPLEAADRERLLHGTHHDPHSVLGAHPVAGGVVFRALRPYALSVTVVTGELRVALHDDGDGFFSGLLPQRAVPEYRLLVEYEGTVLDTEDPYRFLPTLGELDLHLIGEGRHEQLWRALGAHVTTRQGVPGTRFAVWAPNARGVRVTGAFNFWDGTGFPMRSLGSSGVWELFVPGIGEGEVYKFEITRPDGSRTLRADPLARRTEAPPATASIVDASHHEWADAEWMAHRADTPVHEAPFSVYEVHLPSWRSGLTYRQLADQLPVYVKELGFTHVELMPVAEHPFGGSWGYQVTGFYAPTARLGGPDDFRHLVDTLHQAGIGVLMDWVPAHFPRDDWALAEFDGRPLYEHHDPLRAAHPDWGTLEFDFGRREVRNFLVANAAYWCEEFHIDGLRVDAVASMLYLDYSREPGQWTPNEHGGRENLDAVAFLQEMNATVYRRCPGVVTIAEESTAWDGVTRPTHHKGPSGFGGLGFGLKWNMGWMHDSLQYMAHEPVHRKYHHHEMTFSMVYAYSENYVLPISHDEVVHGKQALVSKMPGDWWQQRANHRAYLGFMWAHPGKQLLFMGQEFAQGAEWSEAHGPDWWLLDPSYGAAADHRGVRDLVRDLNTLYRATPALWQRDTDPAGFQWIAGDAADDNVFAFLRLDADGNPLLAISHLSPVVRHDYRLGVPEDVPAWHESLTTDAARYGGSGVTNPDVVKPEPRAWHGRPASIRLTLPPLATVWLRPA, encoded by the coding sequence GTGACGACCAAGAAGTCAGCCCCCTCCCAGCAGCCCCTGGAAGCCGCCGACCGCGAGCGGCTGCTGCACGGCACCCATCACGATCCGCACTCCGTCCTGGGCGCGCACCCGGTGGCCGGAGGCGTCGTCTTCCGGGCCCTGCGGCCGTACGCGCTGTCCGTCACGGTCGTCACCGGCGAGCTGCGCGTCGCGCTGCACGACGACGGCGACGGGTTCTTCTCGGGCCTGCTGCCCCAGCGGGCCGTACCGGAGTACCGGCTGCTCGTGGAGTACGAGGGGACCGTCCTGGACACCGAGGACCCCTACCGTTTCCTGCCCACCCTCGGTGAGCTGGACCTGCATCTGATCGGCGAGGGCCGGCACGAGCAGCTGTGGCGGGCGCTCGGCGCGCATGTCACCACCCGGCAGGGCGTGCCGGGCACCCGGTTCGCGGTGTGGGCGCCGAACGCGCGGGGCGTACGGGTCACGGGCGCCTTCAATTTCTGGGACGGCACCGGTTTTCCGATGCGCTCACTGGGCTCCTCCGGCGTGTGGGAGCTGTTCGTCCCGGGGATCGGCGAGGGCGAGGTGTACAAGTTCGAGATCACCCGCCCGGACGGCTCGCGCACCCTGCGCGCCGATCCGCTGGCCCGCCGTACCGAGGCGCCGCCCGCGACCGCGTCGATCGTGGACGCCTCGCACCACGAGTGGGCGGACGCCGAGTGGATGGCGCACCGGGCCGACACCCCGGTGCACGAGGCCCCGTTCTCCGTGTACGAGGTCCATCTGCCCTCCTGGCGCTCCGGCCTGACCTACCGGCAGCTGGCCGACCAACTCCCGGTCTATGTCAAGGAGTTGGGCTTCACGCATGTGGAGCTGATGCCGGTCGCCGAGCACCCCTTCGGCGGCTCCTGGGGCTATCAGGTCACCGGTTTCTACGCGCCGACGGCGCGCCTCGGCGGCCCGGACGACTTCAGGCACCTGGTGGACACGCTGCACCAGGCCGGGATCGGCGTCCTGATGGACTGGGTCCCGGCACACTTCCCGCGGGACGACTGGGCGCTGGCCGAGTTCGACGGACGTCCGCTGTACGAGCATCACGATCCGCTGCGGGCCGCCCATCCCGACTGGGGCACCCTGGAGTTCGACTTCGGCCGCCGTGAGGTGCGCAACTTCCTGGTGGCCAACGCCGCGTACTGGTGCGAGGAGTTCCATATCGACGGCCTGCGCGTGGACGCCGTCGCTTCCATGCTCTACCTGGACTACTCGCGCGAGCCGGGCCAGTGGACGCCGAACGAGCACGGCGGCCGGGAGAACCTGGACGCGGTGGCCTTTCTGCAGGAGATGAACGCCACGGTCTACCGGCGCTGCCCCGGCGTGGTGACCATCGCCGAGGAGTCCACCGCCTGGGACGGCGTCACCCGCCCCACCCACCACAAGGGCCCGAGCGGCTTCGGCGGGCTCGGCTTCGGCCTGAAGTGGAACATGGGCTGGATGCACGACTCGCTGCAGTACATGGCCCATGAGCCGGTGCACCGCAAGTACCACCACCATGAGATGACCTTCTCGATGGTGTATGCGTACAGCGAGAACTACGTCCTGCCGATCTCCCACGACGAGGTCGTGCACGGCAAACAGGCGCTGGTCTCGAAGATGCCGGGCGACTGGTGGCAGCAGCGGGCGAACCACCGCGCCTATCTGGGCTTCATGTGGGCCCACCCCGGGAAACAGCTGTTGTTCATGGGGCAGGAATTCGCCCAGGGCGCCGAGTGGTCCGAGGCGCACGGCCCCGACTGGTGGCTGCTCGACCCGTCCTACGGCGCCGCGGCCGACCACCGGGGCGTACGGGACCTCGTACGGGACCTGAACACGCTGTACCGGGCGACCCCGGCCCTGTGGCAGCGGGACACCGACCCGGCGGGGTTCCAGTGGATCGCCGGGGACGCGGCGGACGACAACGTCTTCGCGTTCCTGCGTCTCGACGCCGACGGCAACCCGCTCCTCGCGATCTCCCACCTGTCCCCGGTGGTCCGCCACGACTACCGGCTCGGCGTCCCGGAGGACGTACCGGCCTGGCACGAGTCCCTCACCACGGACGCCGCGCGGTACGGCGGCAGCGGTGTCACCAACCCGGATGTCGTCAAACCGGAACCCCGGGCCTGGCACGGCCGCCCGGCGAGCATCCGGCTGACCCTGCCCCCACTCGCCACGGTGTGGCTGAGGCCCGCCTAG
- a CDS encoding maltokinase, translated as MAEMVTPSGTTGPLLASLDPLLREWLPRQRWFAGKGRPVTGFTLVAATELLPLDGRLGLHHLLLRVHQPSMLGAESHPGDCYQLLIGVREALPPRLAPALIGHVEDGPLAGRTVYEALYDPRPAELLLEALRTQARIGGLCFERDPRQEIRESLVARLMTVEQSNSSVVYGDTFILKLLRRVVPGVNPDLEIPLALAREGCPRVPAPTAWLHAEIDTEPYVLAVLQPFISGASDGWELALRELAKGEDFAAEARELGRATAEVHTALARALPTATLGHAQLRSLADGMTERLAAAVQAVPVLRPYENGLRAAYRALAGLADEGRTWTAQRIHGDLHLGQCLRSPSGAWSLIDFEGEPARPPAERRLPQPPVRDIAGMLRSFDYAAHSVSPPAPDWARVCRAAYCSGYAEVAGRDPRTDPVLLQAYETDKAVYEVVYEARHRPDWLPVPLSAIRRLAASALEARP; from the coding sequence ATGGCAGAAATGGTCACCCCTTCCGGCACCACCGGCCCTCTCCTCGCCTCGCTGGACCCCTTGCTGCGCGAATGGCTGCCCCGGCAGCGCTGGTTCGCCGGCAAGGGGCGCCCGGTCACCGGGTTCACGCTCGTGGCCGCCACCGAACTGCTGCCGCTCGACGGCCGGTTGGGCCTCCACCATCTGCTGCTGCGCGTCCACCAGCCGTCCATGCTGGGCGCCGAGTCCCATCCCGGTGACTGCTACCAGCTCCTCATAGGCGTGCGCGAGGCGCTGCCGCCCCGGCTGGCGCCCGCGCTGATCGGACATGTGGAGGACGGGCCGCTCGCCGGACGCACGGTGTACGAGGCCCTGTACGACCCCCGGCCCGCCGAACTGCTCCTGGAAGCCCTGCGCACCCAGGCCCGCATCGGCGGGCTCTGTTTCGAGCGGGACCCGCGCCAGGAGATCCGCGAGAGTCTGGTGGCCCGGCTGATGACCGTCGAGCAGTCCAACTCGTCGGTGGTCTACGGCGATACGTTCATCCTGAAGCTGTTGCGCCGGGTCGTGCCCGGTGTCAATCCTGACCTGGAGATCCCGTTGGCACTGGCCCGCGAGGGCTGCCCCCGGGTGCCCGCGCCGACGGCCTGGCTGCATGCCGAGATCGACACCGAGCCGTATGTCCTGGCCGTGCTGCAGCCGTTCATCAGCGGGGCGAGCGACGGCTGGGAGCTGGCGCTGCGCGAGCTGGCCAAGGGCGAGGACTTCGCCGCCGAGGCCCGTGAGCTGGGCCGGGCCACCGCCGAGGTGCACACCGCGCTCGCCCGCGCCCTGCCGACGGCCACCCTCGGCCACGCCCAGCTGCGGTCGCTGGCCGACGGGATGACCGAGCGGCTCGCGGCGGCCGTCCAGGCGGTGCCGGTGCTGCGGCCGTACGAGAACGGACTGCGCGCGGCCTACCGGGCGCTGGCCGGACTCGCGGACGAGGGCCGCACCTGGACCGCCCAGCGGATCCACGGCGATCTGCACCTCGGCCAGTGTCTGCGCTCGCCGTCCGGGGCCTGGTCGCTGATCGACTTCGAGGGTGAGCCGGCCCGGCCGCCGGCCGAACGGCGGCTGCCGCAGCCGCCGGTGCGGGACATCGCGGGCATGCTGCGCTCCTTCGACTACGCGGCCCACTCGGTGAGTCCGCCCGCGCCGGACTGGGCGCGCGTCTGCCGGGCCGCCTACTGCTCCGGATACGCGGAGGTGGCCGGCCGCGATCCGCGCACCGATCCGGTGCTGCTGCAGGCCTACGAGACCGACAAGGCGGTCTATGAGGTCGTCTACGAGGCCCGGCACCGGCCCGACTGGCTCCCCGTACCGCTGTCGGCGATCCGTCGCCTCGCCGCGTCCGCCCTGGAGGCTCGTCCGTGA
- the treS gene encoding maltose alpha-D-glucosyltransferase, with protein sequence MIVNEPVPDTFEDTPAKDRDPEWFKRAVFYEVLVRSFQDSDGDGIGDLKGLTAKLDYLQWLGVDCLWLPPFFKSPLRDGGYDVSDYTAVLPEFGDLADFVEFVDAAHQRGMRVIIDFVMNHTSDQHPWFQESRRDPDGPYGDYYVWADDDKQFQDARIIFVDTEASNWTYDPVRKQYYWHRFFSHQPDLNYENPAVQEEMISALRFWLDLGIDGFRLDAVPYLYQQEGTNCENLPATHQFLRRVRKEIDTQYPDTVLLAEANQWPEDVVDYFGDYASGGDECHMAFHFPVMPRIFMAVRRESRYPVSEILAKTPAIPSGCQWGIFLRNHDELTLEMVTDEERDYMWAEYAKDPRMRANIGIRRRLAPLLDNDRNQIELFTALLLSLPGSPILYYGDEIGMGDNIWLGDRDAVRTPMQWTPDRNAGFSSSDPGRLFLPTIMDPVYGYQVTNVEASMSSPSSLLHWTRRMIEIRKQNPAFGLGSYNELQSSNPAVLAFLREAPLSKEGDDDLVLCVHNFSRFAQPTELDLSRFCGRHPVELFGGVRFPAIGELPYLLTLAGHGFYWFRLRRDVA encoded by the coding sequence ATGATCGTCAACGAGCCCGTTCCGGACACCTTCGAGGACACTCCCGCCAAGGACCGGGACCCGGAGTGGTTCAAACGCGCCGTCTTCTACGAGGTCCTGGTCCGCTCCTTCCAGGACAGCGACGGTGACGGCATCGGCGACCTGAAGGGTCTGACCGCCAAGCTGGACTATCTGCAGTGGCTCGGCGTGGACTGCCTGTGGCTGCCACCGTTCTTCAAGTCCCCGCTCAGGGACGGCGGTTACGACGTCTCCGACTACACCGCCGTACTCCCGGAGTTCGGTGACCTCGCCGACTTCGTGGAGTTCGTGGACGCCGCCCACCAGCGCGGCATGCGCGTGATCATCGACTTCGTCATGAACCACACCAGTGACCAGCACCCGTGGTTCCAGGAGTCGAGGCGAGATCCGGACGGTCCGTACGGGGACTACTACGTCTGGGCCGACGACGACAAGCAGTTCCAGGACGCCCGCATCATCTTCGTCGACACCGAGGCCTCCAACTGGACGTACGACCCGGTACGCAAGCAGTACTACTGGCATCGCTTCTTCTCGCACCAGCCGGACCTCAACTACGAGAACCCGGCCGTGCAGGAGGAGATGATCTCGGCGCTCAGGTTCTGGCTGGATCTCGGCATCGACGGGTTCCGGCTCGACGCCGTGCCGTACCTGTACCAGCAGGAGGGCACCAACTGCGAGAACCTGCCCGCGACCCACCAGTTCCTGAGGCGGGTGCGCAAGGAGATCGACACCCAGTACCCGGACACGGTGCTGCTGGCCGAGGCCAACCAGTGGCCCGAGGACGTGGTCGACTACTTCGGCGACTACGCCTCCGGCGGCGACGAGTGCCACATGGCCTTCCACTTCCCGGTCATGCCACGCATCTTCATGGCCGTGCGACGTGAATCCCGCTACCCGGTCTCCGAGATCCTCGCCAAGACTCCGGCCATCCCCTCCGGCTGCCAGTGGGGCATCTTCCTGCGCAACCACGACGAGCTGACCCTCGAAATGGTCACCGACGAAGAGCGCGACTACATGTGGGCCGAATACGCCAAGGACCCACGGATGCGCGCCAACATCGGCATCCGGCGGCGGCTGGCCCCTCTCCTCGACAACGACCGCAACCAGATCGAGCTGTTCACCGCGCTCCTGCTCTCCCTGCCCGGCTCACCGATCCTCTACTACGGTGACGAGATCGGCATGGGCGACAACATCTGGCTCGGCGACCGCGACGCCGTGCGCACCCCGATGCAGTGGACCCCCGACCGCAACGCGGGTTTCTCGTCCAGCGACCCTGGACGCCTGTTCCTGCCCACGATCATGGACCCGGTCTACGGCTACCAGGTCACCAACGTCGAGGCGTCGATGTCCTCGCCGTCCTCGCTGCTGCACTGGACCCGCCGCATGATCGAGATCCGCAAGCAGAATCCTGCCTTCGGACTGGGGTCCTACAACGAACTGCAGTCCTCCAACCCGGCGGTGCTCGCGTTCCTGCGGGAGGCCCCCTTGTCAAAGGAGGGAGACGACGACCTCGTGCTGTGCGTCCACAACTTCTCGCGCTTCGCCCAGCCGACCGAGCTGGACCTGAGCCGGTTCTGCGGGCGGCACCCGGTCGAGCTGTTCGGCGGGGTCCGCTTCCCGGCGATCGGTGAACTGCCGTACCTGCTCACCCTCGCGGGGCACGGCTTCTACTGGTTCCGGCTGCGGCGAGACGTGGCGTAG
- a CDS encoding alpha-1,4-glucan--maltose-1-phosphate maltosyltransferase encodes MPATHHSSPPPTSSKDTAAAEKKPAGKKPAKKAATKAAAKKTTGKKAAKPAARVPGPPGPAATRPAASAETTLGRIPVLDVRPVVQHGRRPAKAVTGESFEVSATVFREGHDAVAANVVLRDPAGRPGPWTPMRELAPGTDRWGATVTAGEPGRWTYAVEAWSDPVATWRHHARIKIPAGMDTELVLEEGARLYERAAAGVPEEQRPVLREAIAALRDENRPAAWRLAAALAPEVDALLARHPLRDLVTASDPMPLLVERERALYGSWYEFFPRSEGTAEQPHGTFRTAARRLKPIADMGFDVVYLPPIHPIGTTFRKGRNNTLTAGPDDVGVPWAIGSPEGGHDAVHPGLGTIEDFDFFVGEANQAGLEVALDFALQCSPDHPWVQKHPDWFHHRPDGTIAHAENPPKKYQDIYPVAFDADMDGLIAETVRILRHWMRHGVRIFRVDNPHTKPVVFWERVIAEVNGTDPDVIFLAEAFTRPAMMHTLAQIGFQQSYTYFTWRNSKQELTDYLSELAGEAAAYMRPNLFTNTPDILHAYLQHGGRPAFEVRAVLAATLSPTWGIYSGYELCEHTPLREGSEEYLDSEKYQLRRRDWEAAAREGRTIAPLITKLNDLRRRSPALRQLRDLHFHHADKDQVIAYSRRSGSNTVVVVANLDPHHTQEATVSLDMPQLGLEWHESVPVRDELTGETYYWGRANYVRLEPGHRPAHVFTVLRPSNPQIGGSPTI; translated from the coding sequence ATGCCCGCCACGCACCATTCGTCACCACCCCCGACAAGCAGCAAGGACACGGCAGCGGCAGAGAAGAAGCCGGCCGGGAAAAAGCCGGCAAAGAAGGCTGCGACCAAGGCAGCGGCAAAGAAAACAACGGGCAAGAAAGCCGCAAAGCCCGCCGCCCGCGTGCCCGGTCCGCCCGGCCCCGCCGCCACCCGGCCCGCCGCCTCCGCGGAGACCACCCTCGGCCGTATCCCCGTCCTCGACGTGCGCCCCGTGGTCCAGCACGGGCGCAGGCCGGCCAAAGCGGTGACCGGTGAGTCGTTCGAGGTGTCCGCAACCGTGTTCCGGGAGGGGCACGACGCCGTCGCGGCCAACGTGGTGCTGCGCGACCCGGCCGGCCGGCCCGGCCCGTGGACGCCGATGCGCGAACTCGCCCCGGGCACCGACCGCTGGGGCGCCACCGTCACCGCGGGCGAACCGGGCCGCTGGACCTACGCGGTGGAGGCCTGGTCCGACCCGGTCGCCACCTGGCGGCACCACGCGCGCATCAAGATCCCGGCGGGCATGGACACCGAGCTGGTCCTGGAGGAGGGCGCGCGGCTGTACGAGCGCGCGGCCGCCGGAGTGCCCGAGGAGCAGCGCCCGGTCCTCCGGGAGGCGATCGCGGCCCTGCGCGACGAGAACCGTCCCGCCGCCTGGCGCCTCGCGGCGGCACTGGCCCCGGAGGTGGACGCGCTGCTGGCCCGCCATCCGCTGCGGGACCTGGTCACCGCGTCCGACCCGATGCCCCTGCTGGTGGAACGCGAACGCGCCCTGTACGGCTCCTGGTACGAGTTCTTCCCCCGCTCGGAAGGCACCGCCGAGCAACCCCACGGCACCTTCCGCACAGCAGCGCGCCGGCTCAAGCCCATCGCCGACATGGGCTTCGACGTCGTCTACCTCCCCCCCATCCACCCCATCGGCACCACCTTCCGCAAAGGCCGCAACAACACGCTCACCGCCGGCCCGGACGACGTCGGCGTGCCCTGGGCCATCGGCTCCCCCGAAGGCGGCCACGACGCCGTCCACCCCGGCCTCGGCACGATCGAGGACTTCGACTTCTTCGTCGGCGAGGCCAACCAAGCGGGCCTGGAGGTGGCTCTCGACTTCGCCCTGCAGTGCTCGCCCGACCATCCCTGGGTGCAGAAACACCCCGACTGGTTCCACCACCGGCCCGACGGCACGATCGCCCACGCCGAGAACCCGCCGAAGAAGTACCAGGACATCTACCCGGTCGCCTTCGACGCGGACATGGACGGGCTGATCGCCGAGACGGTCCGCATCCTGCGGCACTGGATGCGTCACGGGGTGCGGATCTTCCGGGTCGACAACCCGCACACCAAGCCGGTCGTCTTCTGGGAGCGGGTCATCGCCGAGGTCAACGGCACGGACCCGGACGTGATCTTCCTGGCCGAGGCGTTCACCCGCCCGGCGATGATGCACACCCTGGCCCAGATCGGTTTCCAGCAGTCGTACACCTACTTCACCTGGCGCAACAGCAAGCAGGAACTCACCGACTATCTCAGCGAGTTGGCGGGTGAGGCGGCGGCCTACATGCGGCCGAACCTGTTCACCAACACCCCCGACATCCTGCACGCCTACCTCCAGCACGGCGGCCGGCCCGCCTTCGAGGTCCGTGCCGTTCTCGCCGCGACCCTCTCCCCCACCTGGGGCATCTACAGCGGCTACGAACTCTGCGAGCACACCCCCCTGCGAGAGGGCAGCGAGGAGTACCTCGACTCCGAGAAATACCAGCTCAGAAGGCGTGACTGGGAAGCCGCCGCCCGCGAGGGCCGCACCATCGCGCCCCTCATCACCAAACTCAACGACCTCAGGCGCCGCAGCCCCGCCCTGCGCCAACTGCGCGATCTGCACTTCCACCACGCCGACAAGGACCAGGTGATCGCCTACTCCAGGCGCAGCGGCTCGAACACGGTTGTGGTGGTCGCCAACCTCGACCCCCACCACACCCAGGAAGCCACGGTCTCGTTGGACATGCCGCAACTCGGCCTGGAATGGCACGAGTCCGTGCCGGTGCGCGACGAGCTCACCGGCGAGACCTACTACTGGGGCAGGGCCAACTATGTGCGCCTCGAACCGGGTCACAGGCCCGCGCACGTCTTCACCGTCCTGCGACCGTCCAACCCGCAGATCGGAGGGTCACCCACAATATGA
- a CDS encoding glycosyltransferase family 1 protein, with protein MKAIRRFTVRPVLPEPLRPLSDLARNLRWSWHAETRDLFQSVDPEAWAAAGGDPVRILGRVRPARLAELAGDRRFLRRLTAVADDLDDYLTGDRWYQTQADGMPAAVAYFSPEFGITAALPQYSGGLGILAGDHLKAASDLGVPLIGVGLLYRHGYFRQTLSRDGWQQEHYPVLDPNELPLTQLKEADGALAQVALALPGGRALHARIWLAQVGRVPLLLLDSDVEENDLGERGVTDRLYGGGSEHRLLQEMLLGIGGVRAVRTYCRLTRHAEPEVFHTNEGHAGFLGLERIAELCADGSEFESALEAVRGGTVFTTHTPVPAGIDRFDRELVARHFGADAELPGIEVGRVLRLGMETYPGGEPNLFNMAVMGLRLAQRANGVSLLHGQVSREMFAGLWPGFDAEEVPITSVTNGVHAPTWVAPEVLRLGARQVGPARAEDALSVGGSERWDSVAEIDDQEIWELRRTLREQLVLEVRERLRASWRQRGAGNAELGWIDGVLDPDVLTIGFARRVPSYKRLTLMLRDRDRLMELLLHPERPVQIVVAGKAHPADDSGKRLVQELVRFADDPRVRHRIVFLPDYGMAMAQKLYPGCDVWLNNPLRPLEACGTSGMKAALNGCLNLSVLDGWWNEWFQPDFGWAIPTADGAGTDPEHRDDIEAAALYDLLEQRITPRFYERGRAGLPDRWIQMVRQTLTLLGPKVLAGRMVREYVERLYVPAAQAHRALTRDAARELAEWKARVRAAWPGVSVDHVETTATTATAELGTTVGLRVRVGLGELTPDDVEVQAVSGRVDAEDRITDATVAPLKPAGTPDLEGRVLYEGPLALDRTGPYGYTVRILPTHPLLASGAEPGLVAMPSGEGAEGAGVLLR; from the coding sequence GTGAAGGCGATCCGTCGGTTCACCGTCCGTCCCGTTCTCCCCGAACCCCTCCGGCCGCTGAGCGACCTGGCGCGTAATCTGCGCTGGTCCTGGCACGCGGAAACGCGCGATCTGTTCCAGTCCGTCGACCCCGAGGCCTGGGCTGCCGCCGGGGGCGACCCGGTGCGGATACTGGGCCGGGTGCGGCCGGCCCGGCTGGCCGAGCTGGCCGGGGACCGGCGCTTTCTGCGCCGGCTGACCGCGGTCGCGGACGACCTCGACGACTATCTGACCGGCGACCGTTGGTATCAGACCCAGGCGGACGGCATGCCCGCCGCCGTCGCCTATTTCTCCCCGGAGTTCGGCATCACGGCCGCGCTGCCCCAGTACTCCGGCGGGCTCGGCATCCTCGCGGGCGACCACCTCAAGGCCGCCAGCGACCTGGGCGTACCCCTGATCGGTGTCGGTCTCCTCTACCGGCACGGGTACTTCCGGCAGACCCTGTCCCGGGACGGCTGGCAGCAGGAGCACTATCCGGTGCTCGATCCCAACGAGCTGCCGCTCACCCAGCTGAAGGAGGCCGACGGCGCCTTGGCGCAGGTCGCCCTCGCGCTGCCCGGCGGCAGGGCGCTGCACGCCCGGATCTGGCTGGCCCAGGTCGGCCGGGTGCCGCTGCTGCTGCTCGACTCGGACGTGGAGGAGAACGACCTCGGCGAACGCGGGGTGACCGACCGGCTCTACGGCGGCGGCAGTGAGCACCGGCTGCTGCAGGAGATGCTGCTGGGCATAGGAGGGGTACGGGCCGTACGGACGTACTGCCGGCTCACCCGGCACGCGGAGCCGGAGGTGTTCCACACCAACGAGGGGCACGCGGGCTTCCTCGGCCTGGAGCGGATCGCCGAACTGTGCGCGGACGGCTCGGAGTTCGAATCGGCGCTGGAGGCCGTGCGCGGCGGGACGGTCTTCACCACGCACACTCCCGTCCCGGCCGGTATCGACCGCTTCGACCGGGAGCTGGTCGCCCGGCACTTCGGGGCGGACGCCGAGCTGCCCGGCATCGAGGTCGGCCGCGTGCTGCGCCTCGGCATGGAGACCTACCCGGGCGGCGAGCCGAATCTGTTCAACATGGCCGTGATGGGGCTCAGGCTGGCCCAGCGGGCCAACGGGGTGTCGCTGCTGCACGGACAGGTCAGCCGGGAGATGTTCGCCGGACTGTGGCCGGGATTCGACGCCGAGGAGGTGCCGATCACCTCCGTGACCAACGGGGTGCACGCGCCGACCTGGGTCGCCCCCGAGGTGCTGCGGCTCGGCGCCCGGCAGGTCGGCCCCGCGCGAGCCGAGGACGCGCTGAGCGTCGGCGGCTCCGAGCGCTGGGACTCGGTCGCGGAGATCGACGACCAGGAGATCTGGGAGCTGCGCCGCACCCTGCGCGAACAGCTGGTGCTGGAGGTGCGCGAGCGGCTGCGCGCGTCCTGGCGGCAACGCGGCGCGGGAAACGCCGAGTTGGGGTGGATCGACGGGGTGTTGGACCCGGACGTCCTGACGATCGGATTCGCGCGCAGGGTCCCGTCGTACAAGCGCCTGACCTTGATGCTGCGCGATCGCGACCGCCTGATGGAACTCCTGCTCCACCCGGAGCGCCCGGTGCAGATCGTCGTCGCGGGCAAGGCGCACCCGGCGGACGACAGCGGCAAGCGTCTGGTCCAGGAGCTGGTGCGCTTCGCGGACGACCCGCGCGTCCGCCATCGCATCGTCTTCCTGCCCGACTACGGCATGGCGATGGCGCAGAAGCTCTACCCCGGCTGCGACGTCTGGCTGAACAACCCGCTGCGCCCGCTGGAGGCCTGTGGTACGAGCGGCATGAAGGCGGCCCTGAACGGCTGCCTCAACCTCTCCGTCCTGGACGGCTGGTGGAACGAATGGTTCCAGCCGGACTTCGGCTGGGCCATCCCGACCGCCGACGGCGCGGGCACCGACCCCGAGCACCGCGACGACATCGAGGCAGCGGCCCTGTACGACTTGTTGGAGCAGCGCATCACCCCCCGCTTCTACGAACGCGGACGCGCCGGACTGCCCGACCGCTGGATCCAGATGGTCCGCCAGACCCTCACCCTGCTCGGCCCCAAGGTGCTGGCCGGCCGTATGGTCCGCGAGTACGTCGAGCGGCTCTACGTCCCCGCCGCGCAGGCGCACCGCGCGCTGACCCGCGACGCGGCACGGGAACTGGCCGAGTGGAAGGCGCGGGTGCGGGCGGCCTGGCCCGGGGTGAGCGTCGACCACGTGGAGACGACCGCGACGACGGCGACGGCGGAACTGGGCACGACGGTGGGACTGCGGGTCCGGGTGGGCCTCGGCGAGCTGACGCCGGACGACGTGGAGGTGCAGGCGGTGTCGGGGCGGGTGGACGCGGAGGACCGCATCACGGACGCGACGGTGGCCCCGCTGAAGCCGGCCGGCACGCCGGATCTGGAGGGCCGCGTGTTGTACGAGGGCCCCCTCGCCCTGGACCGCACCGGCCCCTACGGCTACACGGTCCGCATCCTCCCCACCCACCCCCTGCTCGCCTCCGGCGCGGAACCGGGGCTGGTGGCCATGCCTTCGGGGGAGGGGGCGGAGGGGGCGGGGGTGTTGCTGCGGTAG
- a CDS encoding DUF1990 domain-containing protein: MSSAPFTYEPVGATRDDLTYCPPGFHPLHVRTRLGEGQKLFHRAAEAVLDWEMHRALGVGIDATADRAAPGVDVTVTLAALIKAPCRIIWTIEEPRRAGWAYGTLEDHPECGEEAFVVDRTGDGTVWLTVAAFSKPAKWYAKAGGPATRGLQHAYARRCGTVLRKLCEGLSEV, encoded by the coding sequence ATGTCCTCGGCGCCCTTCACCTACGAGCCCGTCGGCGCGACCCGCGACGACCTGACGTACTGCCCGCCCGGCTTCCACCCCCTGCACGTCCGCACCCGCCTCGGTGAGGGCCAGAAACTCTTCCACCGGGCCGCCGAAGCGGTCCTCGACTGGGAGATGCACCGCGCCCTGGGCGTGGGCATCGACGCCACAGCCGACCGCGCCGCCCCCGGCGTCGACGTCACGGTCACCCTGGCCGCCCTGATCAAGGCCCCCTGCCGCATCATCTGGACCATCGAGGAACCCCGTCGGGCCGGCTGGGCCTACGGCACCCTGGAGGACCACCCCGAGTGCGGCGAGGAGGCCTTCGTGGTCGACCGCACGGGCGACGGCACGGTCTGGCTGACGGTGGCGGCCTTCAGCAAACCGGCCAAGTGGTACGCGAAGGCGGGCGGCCCGGCGACACGGGGGCTGCAGCACGCCTACGCCCGCCGCTGCGGCACGGTCCTGCGCAAACTGTGCGAGGGTTTGTCCGAGGTATGA